A genomic window from Streptomyces mirabilis includes:
- a CDS encoding cation:proton antiporter, whose product MESHAPVAAAYAPSGSLLGALALILAAAYVFAWLARRVRQPIVVGEIVAGIALGPSVLGLFPGDLVDLAFPADVRPCLQVLAQLGLVLFMFDVGYHFDSSRLKGHGRQVMAVSLSSVALPFALGAGLACATAPWFDRSAMTADGLLVPALFLGAAMSITAFPVLARIIGERGLQQDRIGAMALACAAIQDVLAWTVLAVVVALANSTGAGPLLRMAVASVALLVGLHYVVRPALTWLFAPERRRAGSALTQAVLVVGLLLSAWTTEAIGLHAVFGAFAFGAIVPRARIDATAPQVPERLEQISLFLLPVFFIVTGLSVNLGGLGGPGLLLLLAVLLVACFGKFVGAASAARLTGATKREAATLGVLLNARGLTELVILNVGLALGVLDGRLFTGMVVMAVVTTIMTGPLLDRFHPTAGTLSVHGVEATRTCAAKSDRGLVPSQDDTT is encoded by the coding sequence TTGGAATCGCATGCCCCTGTTGCCGCCGCGTACGCGCCGTCAGGAAGTCTGCTGGGCGCACTGGCCCTGATCCTCGCGGCCGCTTACGTCTTCGCCTGGCTGGCGCGACGGGTACGGCAGCCCATCGTCGTCGGCGAGATCGTCGCCGGCATTGCGCTCGGCCCCAGCGTGCTGGGGCTGTTCCCGGGCGACTTGGTCGACCTCGCGTTTCCCGCGGACGTCAGGCCCTGTCTGCAAGTCCTTGCCCAGCTCGGACTCGTTCTCTTCATGTTCGATGTCGGCTACCACTTCGACAGCTCGCGGCTGAAAGGCCACGGACGCCAGGTGATGGCGGTGTCCCTCAGTTCGGTCGCGCTGCCCTTCGCGCTCGGAGCGGGACTGGCCTGCGCGACAGCCCCCTGGTTCGACCGCTCCGCGATGACGGCGGACGGCCTGCTGGTGCCCGCCCTGTTCCTGGGCGCGGCCATGTCCATCACGGCGTTTCCGGTGCTTGCGCGGATCATCGGCGAGCGGGGCCTGCAGCAGGACCGCATCGGAGCCATGGCTTTGGCGTGCGCCGCCATCCAGGACGTCCTGGCCTGGACTGTGCTGGCGGTGGTCGTCGCGCTCGCGAACAGCACGGGTGCCGGACCGCTGTTACGCATGGCCGTCGCGTCGGTTGCGCTGCTGGTCGGTCTGCACTACGTGGTCCGCCCCGCGTTGACCTGGTTGTTCGCTCCAGAGCGCCGACGGGCGGGCAGCGCCCTCACCCAGGCGGTACTGGTCGTCGGCCTCCTGCTGAGCGCCTGGACCACCGAGGCGATCGGCCTGCACGCGGTGTTCGGCGCATTCGCCTTCGGCGCGATCGTCCCGCGCGCGCGGATCGACGCCACGGCTCCTCAGGTCCCTGAACGCCTTGAGCAGATCAGCCTCTTCCTGCTGCCCGTGTTCTTCATCGTCACCGGTCTGTCGGTGAACCTCGGCGGACTCGGCGGACCGGGACTGCTCCTCCTCCTGGCCGTACTCCTCGTGGCCTGCTTCGGGAAGTTCGTCGGCGCTGCGAGCGCCGCACGACTCACCGGCGCCACCAAACGGGAGGCGGCTACTCTCGGCGTACTGCTCAACGCCCGCGGCCTCACGGAACTCGTCATCCTCAACGTCGGACTCGCGCTCGGCGTCCTCGACGGCCGGCTGTTCACCGGCATGGTCGTGATGGCGGTCGTGACCACGATCATGACCGGACCGCTGCTGGACCGCTTCCACCCGACGGCAGGGACCCTGTCGGTGCACGGCGTGGAGGCCACTCGTACCTGCGCGGCCAAGAGCGACCGCGGTCTCGTGCCGTCGCAGGACGACACCACCTGA